A window of Cryptomeria japonica chromosome 3, Sugi_1.0, whole genome shotgun sequence contains these coding sequences:
- the LOC131029901 gene encoding ultraviolet-B receptor UVR8 — MPMDPTVNGSFSLVSSIQYHGLKDEHLAIVIHPQSFPHQKRHCFGNSSPGESPLFATNPSIILRVLTEYDLDPRDLATLEVTCSFFRQPANFFPDFSLSISEVAALDMCQKRAIFKPMKQEQKNFLKQRCGGSWKLVLQFLKTGERCFRREKCQAIAGPGHSIVVTKSGAVYSFGSNNFGQLGHGTKEDELRPRLIRSLQGIKIIHATAGLGRTILVSDMGQVYTSGRDSFSESEYDAEGSNFITTLKLVDSLDGIFVVQAAIGNFFTAVLSREGKVYTLSWGDDAKLGHHTNPHDQKPHLLKGVLEDIPVVQIAAGYCYLLALTFQPSGMSVYSVGCGLGGKLGHGSRADECYPRLIEQFQNLNLQPIAVAAGTWHAAVVGKDGRVCTWGWGRYGCLGHGNEEAQSVPMVVESLRDIKAVHVATGDYTTFVVAEDGDVYSFGCSESSNLGHLNSDSDDQAIVHENVLHPKLVLSLKQKREQAVHISLTNSVYWNAHTLALTRSGTLYSFGTGDRGQLGTEMVAQQTEKENPTRVDVDLN, encoded by the exons ATGCCCATGGACCCTACAGTGAATGGAAGCTTTTCACTGGTCTCATCTATACAATATCATGGGCTCAAAGATGAACATCTTGCTATTGTAATTCACCCACAAAGTTTTCCACATCAGAAACGACACTGTTTTGGGAATTCTTCTCCTGGCGAGTCTCCTTTGTTTGCTACCAATCCATCAATTATTTTACGTGTACTTACCGAATATGATTTGGATCCACGAGATCTTGCAACCCTTGAG GTTACATGTTCATTCTTCAGGCAACCTGCAAACTTCTTTCCTGATTTTAGTCTATCTATATCTGAAGTTGCGGCACTGGATATGTGCCAAAAGAGAGCTATATTTAAACCAATGAAGCAAGaacaaaaaaatttcttgaaacaaAGATGTGGTGGTTCATGGAAGTTGGTATTGCAGTTTCTAAAGACTGGTGAAAGGTGCTTCCGGCGTGAGAAGTGCCAAGCCATAGCTGGCCCTGGTCATAGTATTGTGGTTACAAAATCTGGGGCAGTTTATTCTTTTGGTTCTAACAACTTTGGGCAGCTAGGTCACGGGACAAAAGAAGATGAATTGCGCCCAAGGTTAATCAG GTCACTGCAAGGCATTAAAATTATTCATGCTACTGCTGGATTAGGGCGCACAATTCTTGTCAGTGACATGGGACAAGTGTATACATCTGGTAGAGACTCATTTTCAGAGTCTGAATATGATGCCGAAGGCTCTAATTTTATCACCACTCTGAAGCTGGTGGATTCATTGGATGGCATTTTTGTAGTACAAGCTGCTATTGGAAACTTCTTTACTGCTGTTCTCTCTAGAGAGGGCAAGGTGTATACACTTTCTTGGGGAGATGATGCAAAACTTGGCCATCATACAAATCCTCATGATCAGAAACCACATTTGCTGAAAGGTGTTTTGGAGGATATTCCCGTAGTACAAATTGCAGCAGGCTACTGTTATTTATTAGCTCTCACATTTCAACCGAGTGGCAT GTCAGTATATTCAGTGGGCTGTGGGTTGGGAGGGAAGCTTGGGCATGGCTCTAGGGCTGATGAATGCTATCCTCGGCTAATTGAGCAATTTCAAAATCTGAACCTGCAGCCAATTGCTGTAGCTGCAGGTACATGGCATGCTGCTGTTGTGGGCAAAGATGGACGTGTCTGCACATGGGGATGGGGTCGATATGGTTGCTTGGGACATGGCAATGAAGAGGCTCAATCTGTGCCCATGGTAGTTGAATCACTCCGAGATATTAAAGCTGTCCATGTTGCAACAGGTGATTACACGACTTTTGTGGTGGCTGAAGATGGGGATGTTTATTCCTTTGGGTGCAGTGAGTCATCAAACCTTGGCCATTTGAATTCAGACTCTGACGATCAG GCAATTGTTCATGAAAATGTTCTCCACCCAAAATTAGTCTTGTCATTGAAACAGAAACGGGAACAGGCTGTGCATATCAGTTTAACAAATTCAGTCTATTGGAATGCTCACACTCTTGCACTGACAAGATCTGGAACTCTTTATTCATTTGGAACGGGAGATAGAGGGCAACTTGGAACAGAGATGGTTGCTCAGCAAACTGAGAAAGAAAACCCCACACGTGTTGATGTTGATCTGAACTAA